From the Deinococcus sonorensis KR-87 genome, the window GGGCCTTCATCCAGGCGGTCAAAATGGCCAGCTGGAGTGCCACAAACGAAAGTTATCCACAGTGAAACGGAAGCCTGTGGATAACTCTGAAACGTTTGAAACAGGGGCGTTCGAGGGGCATTCGAGTGCGCCAGGACGCCCGAATCCCGGTTTCTGATCGGCCGCATGCGGTGAGTCACCCGGAGGTTATCCACAGTCCCTGTGGATAAGCCTGTGGATAACTTTCAGCGAATGCGATGCACATAAGTCGGGCGGACCGGGCGACATCACGCGCCCGGTCCGCCCGATGAGATGTCTGATTCAGCGGCGCAGCAGGCGCCAGACGCCCGGCAGCAGCAGCGCCGCCAGCCCCAGCTTCAGGGCGTCGCCGATCAGGAAAGGGATCAGGCCGGCATGTAACAGGCTGGTCCCCTTCAGGCCAGTGACCACGCTCAGCCACGGCAGGCCCAGGCTGTAGATCACCACGCTGGCGGCCAGCATCGCCAGGGCCGTGCCGCCCACCCGGCGGTCCAGACCGTAGCGCTGCACCAGCCAGCCGACCAGCCCGGCCGCCAGCACGTAGCTGAGCAGGTAGCCGCCGGTGGGGCCGGCCAGCTTGGCCAGCCCGGCGGAGCTGCCCGCGAACACCGGCAGGCCCACCGCGCCCAGCGCGAGGTAGCTGGCCAAGCTCAGCGCGCCGCGCCGGGCACCCAGGGCCGCGCCCACCAGCAGCACGCCCAGCGTCTGCAGGGTGATGGGCACCGGGTACAGCGGCACCTCCACCTGCGCCAGCAGCGCCACCAGCAGGGCGCCGCCCAGCACCAGCAGCACGTTGGTCAGCAGGCGCGACTGTGGAAAGGCGGCGCGGGCGAGGGTCGGAAAGCGGGTGGACACGGGAGACTGGGTCATGGGTGTTCCTTTCGGGAGATCAGCTGCACGTCGCCGGCGCTGATGGTGAGGGGCGGGCCGTGGTCCGGCTGGACCAGCAGGCTGCCGTCCGGGGCTAGGTCGAGGGCGAGGCCAGAGACCGGTCCGGCCAGCGTCTGCACCTGCACCTGCTGGCCCAGCGTGACGCTGGCCCGGCGCCAGGCGTCCAATACCTCGCCGGCGGGAGCGTTCAGCCAGCGGTCCAGGCGGCCCAGCAGCACTTCCAGCACCCCGGCGCGGGTGACGCCGGGCCGGAAGGCCGACAGGTGGGCGGCGCCCGGCGGCGCGTCGTGGACGTTCAGGCCGATGCCCAGCACCGCGCGTTGCAGCTCCTCGCCGCGCAGGTCGGCCTCCAGCAGGATGCCGGCCAGCTTGCCCCCGTCCGGAGCCAGCAGGTCGTTGGGCCACTTCAGCCCGCCCACCCCGGCGGCCTCGTGCAGCGCCACGCCGGCTGCCAGCGGCAGCAGGCCCAGCTGCGGCAGCGTCAGGCTGCCGGGCAGCAGCACGCTGAAGGTCAGGCCCGCCCCGCTGCTGTCCCAGACGCGGCCCCGCCGCCCGCGTCCGGCGGTCTGCTGTTCGGCCA encodes:
- a CDS encoding biotin transporter BioY — translated: MTQSPVSTRFPTLARAAFPQSRLLTNVLLVLGGALLVALLAQVEVPLYPVPITLQTLGVLLVGAALGARRGALSLASYLALGAVGLPVFAGSSAGLAKLAGPTGGYLLSYVLAAGLVGWLVQRYGLDRRVGGTALAMLAASVVIYSLGLPWLSVVTGLKGTSLLHAGLIPFLIGDALKLGLAALLLPGVWRLLRR
- a CDS encoding biotin--[acetyl-CoA-carboxylase] ligase is translated as MPVRLLPLLTDQPQSGLRLAAQLGVNRVSVHTLAHALQAEGYPLSVSRRGYALPAGTPAPQLLQLQGRPYRYLGRCGSTQDELRAWATASPPAPAGAVVLAEQQTAGRGRRGRVWDSSGAGLTFSVLLPGSLTLPQLGLLPLAAGVALHEAAGVGGLKWPNDLLAPDGGKLAGILLEADLRGEELQRAVLGIGLNVHDAPPGAAHLSAFRPGVTRAGVLEVLLGRLDRWLNAPAGEVLDAWRRASVTLGQQVQVQTLAGPVSGLALDLAPDGSLLVQPDHGPPLTISAGDVQLISRKEHP